From the Erpetoichthys calabaricus chromosome 12, fErpCal1.3, whole genome shotgun sequence genome, the window CTTTGGCCTTGTTCACAAAAAGGTATACCTTCTCAGAATTCACTCCTGGAGGATACTctaaaaaggagtttttatctgagaACACAGCCAGCGAAGTGAGTGCCAGCTTCTCAATGGCATCAAACACTTTTCTTATTCCTAAGTAGCTTGTCTCAGTTTTGAGGAAAATTTCACTTAGACTAGCTTTCAACTCTCGCTCTTGGCTGGACCGATCCaatacaattttctttttctttaaggatgcGTATTTTTTGGTAATGTTTTCAATTTCTGTAAGTTCAGTTATTTTCTTTTGCCACCATAAAGGAAACCCCAAGAGATATTCTTCAATCACTTCCATGTATTGAATAGTATCTGTGACATAGTTTTTCATACTGGTGGTAAACAGTGCtctataaaaaaagacaaataagttAACTTACCATTAGTTGGCAGGGTTAAAGTAGCAAATGTCAGAGTATTGTTCCACACACTGTACcattaaacatatttaatatgttacttaacaGCTACTCCTAACAGCTAAAAAtatgtatcattttatttatttataaatcactTAGCCCACCTAAACCAACATCAGTGAGAGGAAGACAGGTACCAACTCTGAATGTATCATCAGTCTATTATAGGTCATAATGCAAGCAAATCAATCAAACAAATGTAACCTGTAGGGGGTATCACAGAACCCCAAGTCCCAGACACAATTGCATaggcacaagtcccaggttcaaattagtgtttatttttgaaaaaaaaaaaaaaaatacaaaaacttctTTAAACAATCcaatttctccttttccttctccattcctCCCAGGCAAGTTTTGTCCTTCCTCCACACCAAACGTTAACTCGCCTGGGTAAGGCGGAGTGACTGCTTTTATTCcggacccaggaatacttctggtgtCACCAGATTTCACCCAGGAAGGGGCAGGTGAAAGCCTCCTTAAAATAAGGAATCCCCCcccagctccccctggcggctccCAAGAAATGCAGCAGTGCTGCCCATCAAGAGTACAACTCAGATACACACATGAAATCCGCCAGAGGGATATTGCCAACTACATTGCTGTGGGTGGAGAGCACATGGCCATTCCATTATAAGGAGTTCTTGACAGGTTAAGGGTGTTTCTATCCCGGACGAATGCCCAGCAATCTCATGGCCTCTATGACAGAAGTAAATCAGACAAGTACAATATGCAAAATCAATGTGTTGGAAGCTGTGAAGCAATAAGAATAACTTCTGTAATGCTCCACTGCCAAAgcaatattatgtaaaaaaaaataagaagaaaatgctGTGAAGTATTAAAGGCTGTAAAGATAATGAGGTGAACATTCTTGTCTGGGtgaattttgaaagaaataaatatgAGGGAGAGGAGCCATGAGACAAAACTGTGCATTTTCTATAATGTTCAGATGATTTGCTACatcatttgcaaataaaaaagaaaagaaaaattaatttcactttagACCaattatgatgatttttttttagattactCCTCATATTTTCAGGCAAatgttaagaacaaaacatttaaaaatatatgtgctaTATGTCACAAGGGGAAAATCACTCAGGGTAATGTCTCTCTTTGTTTTTGTCCTCACATAGAGATTCTGACCACAAATCTAAGGCCTCCATGTCAGAAATGGTGACATATTCTAAACAAAGGTTCCATTCTTCCACCTCCAGAGGGTCATGGCTAGCGCTCCTTGTGAGGATGTGAAAAGAAGTAGAAGGTGATTTCTCACCATTGGCCCtgtatcaggggtgggcagattcagtcctggagggccgctgtggctgcatgtttttgttccaacccatttgcttaataagaagctcttattgctcaagtaaaccttctgcttcactttagttatctcgcttgttaagattttgaacccttattgcttgttttagtcttaaacagctgtagtcttggtttttaattgctctttattagcaataagatgcaaattagaaaagaaaccagcatttctccatttagcttgtttccatttacacctgtgtgtatttatcatgcacttttggggttaattaaatacttggaaggaaagtgacgAGAAAAAAGTGAAGCCCTGAGAATATcttgtctgttttagacttcaaatcatttggatgatatccttagaaaggaaacaaaatctaggatatgagaattacctgatatagcagagttaaagcactgacaagccatgaaattaaataattggcaataattggtttttaattaagcaactgggttagaacaaaaacctgcaaccactgtggccctccaggactaaaTCAGCTCACCCATGCCCTGTATAGTATATACCTGTAGTATACAAAGACCACTTGGTAGCCAGTTATGCTGCCcttaaacagaacagaaaaaacaaaagtaatttcaTTGTAAAACATAGTACGGTATTTAGTTTTTCAGATTGTTTTagattattaaattaaagtataGATATGCAGAAATCCTCAGCAATAAACTGTGAAACTCTATACTTTGGGactatatattcattttattatctCAAATTTAAGCAGTGATGAGATACTTTTGGAGGCTGTACAGTAAACTATATTTGTTACcttcaatttcaaaattaaaaggatcagaacacaaagcaatatataccattcaaaaatatattttagcaataaaaaatgtattggcAAAACATTAACAAGctacaaagaattaaaaaagaaaccttATTTTCCTTATTATCCTTAGTCTCAATTAGTAGTTCTCAGTAatattaattaatcaaaaaaaaaaaaagtaacatactGAAAAGGAAACGTTGacattttttgaattgtttttgggGATGTCAGAgaaattttcttcttcaaagatCTAAGTAATTTCTTGTTAACAgcctacaaacaaacaaacaaacaaataaataaataaaacgtcaAGGCATATAATTATTTACTTCTGTATAGTATCAGAATTCCTAGAAAGTTATAAagctttcatattttgtttttctaagcCAGCATCTTAAAGTTGTCCACTGGGATTTTGCAGTACTGTGCAACTCAGCCTGCTGTTCAATTTAATCAAAGTATGTCAGTCACTGCTAACTTGCGAAATGGCTACatctatacatttttataaaagaaaatggtgttaaagaaactaaaaatgaaagaaaaatagacTAAGAAAGATACAacttaatgaaaaaatgtttccTACCTCTTTGATTTTGCACTTCCAGGATATTCACTGGCTccccaaaactttaaaatgaaaagaaaaaaaaaacagtttggatAACTAATGGATGGCAACATTAACAAAGGAACAAAACATGAAATGGAATTGTGACATTTACCATATTTACAGCTAAAATAAGACAAAGAAATTGTTTGAAGCACCGGCATTTTAGTGTACACACATTCCTACTTTTTTTCTTATGAATTTTACACTTAGTGTTGTAATGGTAAGCAAAAGTGTTAACTGATTAAGCACTGAAAGAAAGCTATTATACACAGCAGCATTTTGAAGTCGAATATATTCAAATTTATCTCTCCTTCTATGTAAACACCTTTAATGGTTAGACTTAACAGGAAGCTCATGTTTTTTCTGGGCAGTAGCAGCAATAGTTCTTTTGAAGGTATAGCATTGGTGtgtaagtattatttttttactttacagtttaaaataaaagtgaaaacatgttttaagatATAATGTTGAAAGAAAATACAACAAACTGTTTTGTCTTATGAAAGCATATGCTGTGCTGTTTTGTAAGAAACAGTTTATCAAAGTAATAGCTAATACAGTACTTAACCAATGCATAACTAAAGAATCAGCATCGACCAAGCATGTTTCCATCATTTGCAAACTTTCTTGTACTATTAAAATATAGAATGTTGATCTGAATACCtgaagtaaagacaaatgaatacagtatgtaaagaacATTTTCATGTTTGCTCATGATTTTAGAAAGacacattttaacaattttcatcAAAAATCAACCATTCACCATTCACCCTGTACCCTTATGGTGTTAATAGAGTCAAGCCAAAGACAAAACGAGAAAACATACCCTGTTAGAACAGATAGTCCTTGATGTAAGAAATAAGCCAATGATAATTCTCAGCATGCAAAGACAGTACGTTATCTGTAAGCTGTAtcaacactgatgttttttcttttgttttggtacTAAGCAAATAGAAAATATTGCTCTGTCATTGGGCAGCATTTGCTTGAAAGGTATTTATTGTTGATCCTTTACCTTCACTTTGCTGATGCTAGATTTCAATTCAGCCTTCGCCTACTCATATACTTTGCCTTTCACCTTAgtttgaataattaaacatgcccTTATAATTAAAATATCGAATTGCTAGAGCTTTGCTTGTGTTGCCttcctttcacttttgcttagTCCTTGTTTGGGACATTGAAGAATTGTTGCTAAGTAAAGAAAAGGGCTGGTATGGTGGATTTAGCATTAGAAAACTATTTTGGAAAGTATGACAAATAATCTGCAAAACAAAGCAGAACATTTTGGTGATGTGTATAAGCTGTTAGCAGATACCCACAGCTATTTCACACATATCCATTATGTGCATTTAATGAATAGTCAGCTTGACAGCTATATTGTTCTTCAGGACAGACCAGTAATTATCTCATTTTCTTATATATTGGTGTCTTGactgtggaaaatgaaaaaaacaaaacagtaggtCAGTGAGTTTCTAGCATTTTGGTGCTATCATCCCTTGCATGTACTTAAGTTCACTTGGTGGTCACACTTTTGACAGGAATGTTTTGTAAtagttttatatttcttccactCTTGTCTCCAGTTTTGAGTTTATAGATCTCCTTTGGATGCACTAATGCCTATCTCGAAAGTAGGGCACTCCTATTTTCTTACAACACCCAAAATTGAACAAAAGAATTAGAAATTGATCATTTAATTGCCTATTGGTTTAGATAACTGAGATGCAGAAATCCAACCTTCCCATATGAAGCTGAAAATTATGCTTCTTGTATTAACGTtgggatgttttattacaaagaGAATAAACCATGAAAAGGTGTCCCTTGCTGAGAAGAACTGTATTGTTAGAAATAGATAACtgtcagaaaataaaaaggttttatcaaAATGGAAATACTAAGAAAATAGGATGATACAATACATCTACttgttgttttgaaaaaattaaaaacatttcttcaaACTACTTTAAGACTCAATCTTCAGAAATGGGCTCTCTATTTCACGGGTGCATTGTTGTGGAATTTTGCTTTAATAGAGCTGCATTATTATAGCACTCCATGTGTACAGTCTTATCTGCACATGGGCAGCTTCTTTAAGCAATGAGTCTTACTAGCTCAGCACAAGCTGACCAAATGGGTAAGCTATACCTGTGCCAGTAACCAAAGAAGGTGGCAGCTTGCCATGCTGCTTTCTATTAAAGCCATCTCTTCTCAGCTGCTAACTCATGTGGGAACATGACAGTCACGCAAACTGTTCTTAATAATATACCTTGACCCAATCAAATCatataaaatcaattttataataaagcaaaactaataaaaatacagtaaaactgaTGGCAGCAAAAGTAGGAAATGTATTTCAACAAAGACTTAAAGATTAGGAAATATATTAGAAAGAGTCTTATTAAAAACACTTATTGAAAATACAGGTGATGGAAGATGAATCTTTTCACGTCTAAGTTCAGAGCTGTTTCAGAATGTTGTTCAGTCGGCAGAGATCTTATCATTGTTTGGgggttcttctttttcttgttggtCTGCTCTACTTGATCTTCTTTCTTCTACTCTGCTCTTCTTCCTTTTTCTGCTCAGCATTAAAACTTTCCAAATTTAAAGgcctcacttcacatcaaattaacAATGATTACAAGAATAATCAATATGTGTCTGTGTTTCTCAGGCTGTTCGTCTGATCCTAATTACTCCAGATTTAATAAATTATCAaacgtattttattttttaagattctaAAGGAATGATCAAAAAGATACAAAGTTCAACCCAGTAAATAgcagtcatttaaaaaatatacacaagatTGTGTTTAAAATAGGATTTAGAGTAACAggttttaaaatttaagaagactgtttaaataaagttaaaaggtAAAGGTTTTCTAATTTCTTGCTATTTACTCAACTGTCCTTATTGCTGGCAGGTTAATCAGAGGCTGCTGAGTGGATCTATGGCTTTGTGTCCTTAGAAAAAATATAATCACCCTGGACCCAAGAAGTATTTTTGTGTTTGGAACAGACGTAAATCCAGAAAAGGATCTaaagcctcacgcctggacaaactggtgaggaaggcaggctctattgtaggcacggagctggacagtttgacatctgtggcagagcaacgagcactaagcaggctcctgtcaatcatggagaatccactgcatccactgaacaggatcatctccagacagaggagcagcttcagtgacaaactgctgtcaccgtcctgctccactgacagactgaggagatcattcctcccccacactatgcgactcttcaatttcacccggggggggggggggggtgtgtgggggctttaaacgttaacattatacaaagttattgtctgtttttacctacatttttattactctttaatattgtttttttgtatcagtatgtgctgctggagtatgtgaatttccccttgggattaataaagcatctatctatctatctatctatctatctatctatctatctatctatctatctatctatctatctatctatctatctatctatctatctatctatctatctatctatctatctatctatctatctttctttctttctttctttctttctttctttctttctttctttctttctttctttctttctttctttctttctttcaggagCTGCAGAAGTTTTTACAAAAGTCACCTGTGAAGATAGAATTCTGTTTTCTAATCTTCAGCAGCAGGTGGACTATGTGGTATTTTACGAGGCCTCCCAAATCCTGCTTTTGTACTCTGTATCTACTGCGAATAAATTAGTTATGTTTTCTGAAAGTGCTTCAGTAATGGTTTAATATAAAAACAGCATGATTTGGAAAACTTGCAAAACTATTATTTCTTTGCAATAAATTACATTGTTCTTGTTTACAGGTGTAATTTAAAAAGCATTCTTTTTTTTGAAACATAGCATCTTTACTGAATGATATTCTATAACTCTTTATGCAAATTTCTTGCAATTACCATAAACTACAGTACAGAGAGAAGAGCACCGAGAAGGTTACTAAGTCACACATGTGTTAATAATAAGACTTAAGTAAGGTTACATGACATGATGTGGATGAGCTAAACCTTAATTTGATATTAATTGCAGAAATGAGCTGTTGCTTTGCCACAATGAAGTCTGCATCAAAACTTAAATGTGGAATTAatacatactgctcaaaaaaatgaaaggaccactttTTAGTCCAAGTACAGCATCAAgttaatgaaacttctgggctattgatctggtcagttaagtagcagagggggttgttaatcagtttcagctgctttgatacactaggggggcaacaatgagacgacacCCAAAACagtaatgaatggtttaacaggtggagggaggccactgacatttttccctcctcatctgttttgttacTCACTTTGCATTTGGCTAGGGTCAGtgttactactggtagcataaggccatacctgaaccctacagaggtggcacaggtagtccagcttctccaggatggctgGCACATCAGTATGTGtctttgccagaaggtttgctgtgtctcccagcacagt encodes:
- the LOC114644122 gene encoding uncharacterized protein LOC114644122; its protein translation is MLRIIIGLFLTSRTICSNRAVNKKLLRSLKKKISLTSPKTIQKMSTFPFQALFTTSMKNYVTDTIQYMEVIEEYLLGFPLWWQKKITELTEIENITKKYASLKKKKIVLDRSSQERELKASLSEIFLKTETSYLGIRKVFDAIEKLALTSLAVFSDKNSFLEYPPGVNSEKVYLFVNKAKEVAPFLVNFLRDPKDLFKDGLENVEHLDYQQKLYCQSLYKLYYNLKSAV